The sequence TCCACAGAAAGGACAATACAGCACGGGCGAGATGCCCATGGGATTCTTTCGTGGTCCAGGCCAATGAATGGACCTCATGCTGCCAGGCGAGGGTCATCAGTTGATGCCAGGCTGGATGAAACTCAACCCAGTCGATGCGATTGCCGTAGCGATCATGCGTGCGAAGTTCTGGCGAATATTTATTTGCGAGCCGCGCCGCTTCCTGCACCGCGGCATCACCGGCAATGGCCCCAACCGCACTGCAACGCGCTGCCGCCCAAGGTGCATCACGGGCAATCGCGGCAGAGACGACAGCGTCTCCAAGAAAAGCATTAAACCCTTCAAGCGGCGCTGCCTGATTAATGACGTGGTGGGTTGCGTATCGGTCGGTAAGGATCGCCAGTTGATCTTGGAGTGGAGCATTCATCGTATTTTTTCCTTGGATTGAAGGTTATTTTGCTTAAAAATGGTAGACAGAAATGATGCGTTATAAATTGCCGGACACGCGTCTCAGGCAATCATTTGTCAGCGTGGCCTACGGACAACGACTGGATGACCGAGGCACAACATATGTCACCGATTTCATCCGCCAACGCTAATGCTGTCGGCGATGCTTTATCCAGGTTGGGTGATAACGGCGAAAGCGGACCAACCAATGCTTCCATAAAACCGCCAACGATGAGAGCGGCAGCTACATTAGCGTGCAAATCACTTCGGAATTCTCCGCTGCGCTGCCCTTCTTCGACAATCCTGACAATCTCTTGCCCAATCGCAAAGCGCCATACCAACCGGGCCTCGTCAATTTCTCGATCACAAGGTTCGGCGATAAGAGCGAATGCCAGACGGCGATTGCGCATGGCGCGTTCTACAAAGGTGCGCACGGCACCGTGCAGCCTCTCGGTCGGGCTGCCATTGCCGTTAATAATTTCCGTAATAACGTTCACCTCACGCTGGCTAACGATGGCCAGGACTTCCGCGAACAATGCAGCTTTTGACGGAAAATAACGGTAAACGGTGCCGGTGGCGAGTTCGGCGGCAGCGGCCACGCTAGCAATCTGCCCTTCTTGCCAGCCACCTTCGCGGACTAATCGTCGTGCGGCGGCCAGAATGCGCGCACGATTTTGCGCCAAATGGGTCTCAACTAGTTCGCTACGTCGATAGGCCATGAGAACAAGAGGTGATTGTCAATGAAATGAATCATAGTTCATTTCATTGACAATCACCATCGATTCGTTTTATTCCTTGAAACGGAGCGGTCGTCGGAAGTTCTCGCTTCATATCGCAGTTATCCCGTGGGACAATCTGTCGTTAAAATTTCTGATAGGAAACACTATGGCGCAACATCAAACCCTTAGACAGCGCGTCTACTATGCCGTCGTTGGTGCCATCCTCAGTTGGCTGGGATTAGGTATCGAACTTTTTGTGACTGTAGAACGAAGCCTGTCGCGCGGCCGCTCCTTTGAGCATGCTCTAATGGTGTTTTTTAGTTTCTTCACCATACTCACAAACCTTCTGGTTGCGTTCGCCTTTACCGCCGTAGCACTCCAGAGCAAAGGCAGCAAAGGAAGCAAAGGAAGCAATAAAAGTATCGCCGGCAAAGATCGAACGGCTCCATGGAGTCTTTTCTCGCGCCCGTTCATACTCGGCGGCATCGCTCCCAGCATTGCGCTGGTAGGCATTGTTTATAATCTCATGTTGCGGCAGCTTTGGCATCCCACCGGCTGGGGCAGGGTTGCCGACGAGCTAATGCACGTGATCGTGCCGCTCGGTTTCGTCATTTATTGGTTTTTGTGCGTGCCGAAAGCGGAACTGCGTTGGCGTGATTGCTTGACTTGGGCGCTCTATCCGATTCTCTATCTTGTGTACGCGCTGATTCATGGTGCCCAATCCGGCGTCTATGCCTATCCATTTATCGACGTCGCGGCAATCGGTTACGGTGCTGTCATGGTCAATAGCGTTGGCATACTTTTGGGTTTTTTAATCATGGCACTCTTTTTTATTGCCTTCGACCGGCGAAAAGAATGAGCCTGTTCCACTACATGCGCAGTCTGTAGAGAACAAAAGGTCAACTGATCCGGCATGGACAAACCTTTTTCCGATGCAAAATTAGCCGTTCCCTGACTAACGATGAGCGGCAAATTAAGCTCGGAAATCGTGACGAGAAAAAACGATTTTTGAAATTGTGCTACAAGTGAAGACCGATATTCGTTATTTAATATTTAAGAAGAAAAAATCAAATGTCACCTATCCGTATAGAGCAGGGAGAAGCGACGGCAGTTACTAAAAAATGTGTGGAATGCAAGGATTCGGCGGAGCTTGACTTCGGCTTTGTTTTTGCTTATCAGCCGATCATCAATATCGATACGCGGTCAATTTATGCCCATGAGGCACTGGTACGAGGCGAGAATGGAGAATCTGCGCATTCGATCCTCTCGCAGGTAACGCCAGCCAATCGCTATCGATTTGATCAGGCTTGCAGGGTGAAGGCGATACGCGGGGCCTCTGAGCTTGGCATGAACGAATTGCTGTCCATAAATTTTTTGCCCAACGCCGTGTATCGTCCAGAAGCTTGCATTCGTAGCACTCTGGAGGCGGCGAAAACCTACCATTTTCCGATTGAACAAATCATTTTTGAGGTGACGGAAGGCGAGCAAATTCATGATCGCGCCCATCTGGTCAATATTTTCCGCGAATATCGCCGTTTTGGCTTCCGCACCGCTATCGATGATTTCGGCGCTGGCTACGCAGGATTGGGATTGTTAGCCGAATTTCAGCCCGATATTATAAAAATTGATATGGCGCTGGTGCGTGACATCGATACCAGCAAGCCGAAACAGGCGATTGTGGACGGAATTGTGTCGATTTGTGCTGCGTTAAACGTGCGGGTGTTGGCGGAAGGCATTGAAACCATCGCTGAACGGGATTATTTACGCAATGCTGGCATCAATCTGATGCAAGGCTTTCTCTTTTGCAAGCCCGCGTTTCAGGCGCTTGGTGTGGTCGATCCAATCTCTTGGGGCTGATGCAAAAAGGTGAAGGCGCTAGCGATTGCCTCCGGTTTAGCAACGAATGTTGGCGCTAACAGCGCTGATTGCGAAATAGCAGACGTGATTGCCCAGCGCGTGCGGAGGCAAGATTTGACTGCTATGTGCGCGGGAAATGTGCCTTTGGAACGGTCGCACGCCGTTTTCCCCTGATTTATCGAAAAATGCATCTGCGAATCAATTGCTCGTGCCAGAATCGTCTTACTGCTATTGCTATAAGTTCACCGGCCTTTTGATCTGCGACGTGCGCATTCAGCGCGACCTCCAGGCCAACACCTTATCCAACCAGAGCATCCGGCAACTCTCGTCGAAATCAGGCGTTAATCGCTGCTATTCAGTGGTGGGACCACTTTTCGTTACGGTGATTCTGTCGATAAAAAATTCACCATCGATACATTTTCTGTGAGGAACGCCGGTGACCACAAACCCGTGGTTACAATCCTCTGTCCACAGCTTGGCGACGGTATCGAACTCCTCCGGCTCAAGACCGAGCATGGCACCCGAAATAACAAATTTCGCGCCCTCTTTTTGTTTTTTTACAATATCATCAATTTTGGCCATACCTGTTTCCATCACTTTGATCTAAGCCACATCATAACGCGACTTCAAGGGGCGCTAGCGTTCAAATCCGGAGATGAAAGATAATCCGCTAAGGACGAGGTTGTTTAGGGCGCAGCCAGACTAAATACTCCACTCAACACGCAGACTTTTTATTCGAACCGATGTCCATGGGTTTGACTGAGGCTCAATGGGTTTGACTGAGGATTAATAACCAACGCCGGAACAGAAGTATTTGAAGATGTCCAGGTTGTACACCCGCAGTGCATTCAATTATCGGATTGCTTCGATAGAGCCGCTTGTAATGATCCCGACAAAGAAATAACTCGCGTTTTCCCATTCGTAACAAGATCGAATAAGGAGTCGATTCAACGCCGAATCGTGAATCTGAAGTGATAGATGGATTGTTCATTTTTATTAGCACCAGTATCTTAGAAAGAGCTAACACTTTAGCACGACTACTGTATATCCATACAGTAAACCTATATCTACACGCGTTTATCGCGGGCAGCCGTTGTATTTTGACAAAAAAAAATGTAGCCGAAATTAATGTAATTTCGACTACACGGTTTTGATACTTATTTTTTATAGCTGCCGTCAAATGCTCACTTAACGGTCATAACCTCTACGCCACTCCCGCTCACGCCAACCGTACCCGTGGCGATAATACCCTGGATGACGATAGTAAGGACTCGGGTATGTTTCTACGTACACCGGCGGTGGCTGGACATAAACCGGACGCGGCGCATAGTAAACCGGCGGCGGCGGCGGATAATACACGCGTGGCGGTGGCGGGTAATATGCCGGTCCCGGCACATCGACGTTGACCGACCAGTCGACGAACGTCCGTGCCATCGCGGGGGTCGCGGACCAAAGCAAACTAGCTGCAGCGACCAAGCTGAGTGCTGCGATGCGTAAGGCTTTTTTCATGATTGTTCCATATGAATTAAATGGGATAAGGCATGACACCATTTAACCTAAAAAAAAACGATCCTTCCATGCGCAAGTCGTAAGGCATGTAACAAAGTGTGTCGTACTGTTGTTTTCTTATTGACGATTCAAGAAACAGTGATTTAAGAATATGGCTTTTTCAATAGCGGTTTGGGGGGCACGCACCATCCGATGACCGCCAAAGGTTGCGCATTTGACGTGTGGCCCGGCCCTACTCCGCAGCATAAACTTGCCTGCACACGACAGCAATCACCTCCGGTGATTTTATGTAAATTTATCGTGCCCCCGGGTTGATTTGCCCCGTCCGGAGTGTCAAGATGGACGCTTTTCAAGGAGATTCGATGAGCACCGCCATCCGACACGATTTCAGAAGCGATACAGTTACCCGGCCTGGCCCCTCCATGCGCGCCGCGATGGCAGCTGCAGAAGTTGGCGATGACGTATTCGGCGATGATCCGACGGTCAATCGACTTGAAAGCACGGCTGCGAGAATAGTCGGCAAAGAAGCCGCTCTGTTTGTCCCTTCGGGTACGCAAGCTAATCTGATCGCGCTCATGTCACACTGCGAGCGCGGGGACGAATACATCGTCAGCCAGAGAGCCCATTGCTATCGCTGGGAGGCCGGCGGCGCCGCAGTGCTGGGCAGCATTCAGCCGCAGCCCTTGAACGGTCAGGCTGATGGCACCTTGCTCCTGAGCGAAATCGAAGAAGCGATCAAACCGGACGATTCCCATTTTGCCCGAACCCGTTTGCTTGCTTTAGAAAATACCACCGGCGGGAAAGTGTTACCTGTGGC is a genomic window of Glaciimonas sp. PAMC28666 containing:
- a CDS encoding TetR/AcrR family transcriptional regulator — encoded protein: MAQNRARILAAARRLVREGGWQEGQIASVAAAAELATGTVYRYFPSKAALFAEVLAIVSQREVNVITEIINGNGSPTERLHGAVRTFVERAMRNRRLAFALIAEPCDREIDEARLVWRFAIGQEIVRIVEEGQRSGEFRSDLHANVAAALIVGGFMEALVGPLSPLSPNLDKASPTALALADEIGDICCASVIQSLSVGHADK
- a CDS encoding EAL domain-containing protein; translation: MSPIRIEQGEATAVTKKCVECKDSAELDFGFVFAYQPIINIDTRSIYAHEALVRGENGESAHSILSQVTPANRYRFDQACRVKAIRGASELGMNELLSINFLPNAVYRPEACIRSTLEAAKTYHFPIEQIIFEVTEGEQIHDRAHLVNIFREYRRFGFRTAIDDFGAGYAGLGLLAEFQPDIIKIDMALVRDIDTSKPKQAIVDGIVSICAALNVRVLAEGIETIAERDYLRNAGINLMQGFLFCKPAFQALGVVDPISWG
- a CDS encoding Pr6Pr family membrane protein; protein product: MAQHQTLRQRVYYAVVGAILSWLGLGIELFVTVERSLSRGRSFEHALMVFFSFFTILTNLLVAFAFTAVALQSKGSKGSKGSNKSIAGKDRTAPWSLFSRPFILGGIAPSIALVGIVYNLMLRQLWHPTGWGRVADELMHVIVPLGFVIYWFLCVPKAELRWRDCLTWALYPILYLVYALIHGAQSGVYAYPFIDVAAIGYGAVMVNSVGILLGFLIMALFFIAFDRRKE